The sequence GACGCCGACCCAGGCCGCGCTGCGTGAAGCGTGGGAAGAAGTGGGCCTGCCCCCGGGGAACGTCAAAGTGCTGGGCGAACTGGACGACGTGTTCACTCCGCTGGGCTTTCACGTGACCCCGGTGCTGGCCCGTTTCCAACCTCCGGCGGCCTGGACCCTGAGCGGCGAGGTGGACCGCCTGCTGCTCTGCACGCTGGACGAACTGCGCGGGACTGCTGCGCCGCCGAGCACCCGCCGCTTACCGGATGGCCGCGAGTACGCCATGTACGAGTATTTCCCGCAGGGCGTGCGCGTGTGGGGCATGACCGCCCGTATCCTGCACGACTTGCTGGAAGCGGGGGTAAGCGGCGGACGGTAGGGCGGTTGGTCCTGCACGGCCCTGTAAAGACAGCCCTGTAAAGACAGCCCTGTAAAGAGGACGTGGCCCTGGGGAGACGGCCCCGAGGCTGCCGCTGTGCCCAAATGACGTGAGGCGGAACACAGCGCCCCGCCCTACTTCGGCAGGCGTCCTGCTCAACGGTTTTGGCTCTCTTGCGGTTGTCAGAAAGCACGCATCTTTCCCTCAAATGCTCTAGGCTGAGCGATATGTCACTTCTGTCCTACGACCCCGCCAAGCACGCCGAGCTGCTGGTGGACTACTGCCTGTACGCCCAGCCTGGCGAGCGCCTGCAACTGGCCAGCTCCACTCTGGCGCTGCCGCTGATGCAGGAGCTGTACCGCACCGTGCTGCGCCGGGGTGCGCGTCCGGTGCTGAACCTGGAATACCCTGGGCAGCTGGACGACTTTGCTGAATTTGCTGCCGATGACGTGCTGGACCAGGTCCACGACGCCGACGTGCAGAACATGACCGCCATGGACGGCACCCTGCGCGTCAAGGCGCCCGAGCATCCCCAGGGCGGCGACCCCAAGCGGCAGGCCCGGCTGATTGCCAGCGGCGCCCGGCTGGCGGCAGCCCGCGCACAGAAAAAGTGGAGCCTGACCCTCTACCCGACCGAATTCGCTGCCGAGCAGGCGAACATGTCCCTGCCCGAGTTCGAGGATTTCGTGATGCGGGCGATGTTTCTGGACCGTGCCGACCCGGTGGCAGCCTGGGGCGAGGTGCGCGAGATGCAGGCCGGGCTGATTGAGCGGCTGCAAACGGCCGACCAGCTGCGTATCCAGAACGCGGGCACCGACCTGACTTTCAGCGTGAAGGGCCGCACCTGGGCCAA is a genomic window of Deinococcus proteolyticus MRP containing:
- a CDS encoding NUDIX hydrolase, which encodes MTEPASGPVADPLDESLRYDPASDPWASWAAGRTRQALRLPDFRRAAVLAALSLEPRPRLLLTVRSADLPTHQGQVAFAGGKLEAGETPTQAALREAWEEVGLPPGNVKVLGELDDVFTPLGFHVTPVLARFQPPAAWTLSGEVDRLLLCTLDELRGTAAPPSTRRLPDGREYAMYEYFPQGVRVWGMTARILHDLLEAGVSGGR
- a CDS encoding aminopeptidase, with amino-acid sequence MSLLSYDPAKHAELLVDYCLYAQPGERLQLASSTLALPLMQELYRTVLRRGARPVLNLEYPGQLDDFAEFAADDVLDQVHDADVQNMTAMDGTLRVKAPEHPQGGDPKRQARLIASGARLAAARAQKKWSLTLYPTEFAAEQANMSLPEFEDFVMRAMFLDRADPVAAWGEVREMQAGLIERLQTADQLRIQNAGTDLTFSVKGRTWANSDGRRNMPSGEVFTGPVEDSANGYVTFSVPTIYGGQWVRGARLEFRDGVVVSARADEGEDVLLAALDTDPGARRLGEIGIGSNFGIQRPTGNILFDEKMGGTVHLALGRSYPETGGVNESGIHWDLITDLRPAAGGGTVSLDGEVWQQGGQFV